A single genomic interval of Chloracidobacterium validum harbors:
- a CDS encoding ubiquitin-conjugating enzyme E2, translated as MTVLMATPDDVRRARLAADYEEMRTIRGEYVHWQNNDFPATDYIVTFRVRSYIGPNTTRDEHQIRILLSPNHPFEKPTVMMHGMTPIFHPHVWPDGKICIGQWDFREGLASFVIKLARLFQFDPQLIDPHSIANYKAADWFYANPTLFPCDQTQLPLPGDKPTHTFVVKRVIPPRTTNNPTGDRAQPGHRFQIRS; from the coding sequence ATGACGGTTCTCATGGCGACGCCTGATGATGTTCGTCGCGCCCGACTTGCGGCCGACTACGAGGAGATGCGCACCATTCGGGGTGAATACGTTCATTGGCAAAACAATGATTTTCCGGCGACGGATTACATTGTGACTTTTCGGGTACGCAGCTATATCGGACCCAACACAACCCGCGACGAGCACCAGATTCGGATCCTCCTGTCACCGAATCACCCCTTTGAGAAACCGACAGTGATGATGCATGGCATGACACCAATCTTTCATCCCCACGTGTGGCCAGACGGGAAAATTTGCATCGGACAGTGGGATTTCCGCGAAGGGCTGGCTTCATTCGTGATCAAGCTGGCGCGGTTGTTTCAGTTTGACCCACAACTGATCGATCCCCACAGCATTGCCAACTACAAGGCCGCTGACTGGTTCTATGCCAACCCGACCTTGTTTCCCTGCGATCAAACGCAGTTGCCGCTCCCCGGTGACAAGCCGACCCACACCTTTGTGGTTAAGCGTGTCATACCGCCGCGCACGACCAACAACCCAACTGGCGACCGCGCACAACCTGGCCATCGCTTTCAAATTCGCTCATGA
- the ubiE gene encoding bifunctional demethylmenaquinone methyltransferase/2-methoxy-6-polyprenyl-1,4-benzoquinol methylase UbiE gives MESPIVFQGSEKAQRIQAMFAGIAPTYDQLNHWLSLNIDKRWRRAAVQEVADALARPGAQALDVCCGTADLAIELGRLVPTVGVDFCQPMLKRGMEKVRQSGHPVTLLAGDALALPFADASFDAVTVAFGIRNVVDLDGALAEMHRVLKPGGKVAILEFSHPVVPGLKQLFGLYFTQILPRIGNAISGSGYAYSYLPESVQHFPSQSALAAHMRQAGFENVRWRNLSGGIAALHTGLKPVVACS, from the coding sequence ATGGAAAGTCCCATCGTTTTTCAAGGTTCAGAAAAAGCGCAACGTATCCAAGCGATGTTTGCTGGTATTGCGCCGACATACGACCAGCTCAATCACTGGCTATCACTCAACATTGATAAACGCTGGCGACGCGCGGCCGTTCAAGAAGTTGCCGATGCCTTGGCTCGTCCTGGCGCACAAGCTCTCGATGTATGTTGTGGCACAGCCGACTTGGCTATCGAGCTTGGTCGGCTCGTGCCAACCGTTGGGGTGGACTTCTGCCAACCCATGCTCAAGCGTGGGATGGAAAAAGTCCGCCAGAGTGGTCATCCGGTGACGTTGCTGGCAGGTGATGCGCTGGCACTCCCCTTTGCCGATGCAAGTTTTGACGCCGTTACGGTTGCTTTTGGCATCCGTAACGTCGTGGACTTAGACGGTGCGCTAGCCGAAATGCACCGTGTTCTGAAGCCAGGTGGCAAGGTGGCTATTCTAGAGTTCTCCCACCCGGTTGTTCCGGGCCTCAAACAGTTGTTCGGATTGTACTTCACCCAGATTTTGCCACGCATTGGCAATGCCATCTCAGGGTCGGGCTATGCGTACTCATACTTGCCGGAGTCGGTGCAGCACTTTCCAAGTCAGTCCGCGCTGGCTGCGCATATGAGACAGGCTGGCTTTGAGAATGTACGGTGGCGCAATTTGTCCGGTGGGATTGCGGCGTTGCACACTGGGCTGAAACCAGTGGTTGCCTGTTCGTAG
- a CDS encoding DUF4405 domain-containing protein, with protein MKNAVNQILNFALYSLFCLMVGTGCILEFRLPPRSGGRQVLGLSRHEWSDIHAWISFGFILLIIVHLIVHRVWLVKIASSNQTWRLWVGLSFGLFMILFLLLYPVTGSP; from the coding sequence GTGAAAAACGCAGTCAATCAAATACTCAACTTTGCTCTGTATAGCCTTTTCTGCCTGATGGTCGGAACAGGCTGTATTTTAGAGTTTCGGCTACCTCCGCGGAGTGGAGGTCGGCAGGTTTTGGGCTTGAGCCGCCATGAGTGGTCAGATATCCATGCCTGGATTTCATTTGGTTTTATACTCCTAATCATTGTTCACCTGATTGTTCATAGAGTGTGGTTGGTAAAAATTGCCTCGTCTAATCAGACCTGGCGCTTATGGGTGGGTTTATCCTTTGGTCTGTTCATGATTTTGTTTCTTTTGCTCTATCCAGTGACGGGTTCACCGTAA
- a CDS encoding Uma2 family endonuclease, with protein MAALQKPISGDYTIEEYLALEAASDRRHEFWYGEIFALSGGTRAHARIGTNVVGECYRQLLDKEYRPISENGAVKNTLAPRPDWPLFVYPDATVVCDEPVYESIKGIDVLVNPTLVVEVISPTSAVRDIGDKFTIYTSNPAIRHYLLIESETVRVTHWFRNDSGT; from the coding sequence ATGGCAGCTTTACAAAAACCGATTTCGGGTGACTACACCATCGAGGAATATCTGGCACTCGAAGCGGCTTCCGACCGGCGGCATGAATTCTGGTACGGCGAAATTTTCGCCCTGTCAGGCGGTACCCGCGCCCACGCGCGTATCGGAACCAATGTCGTGGGCGAGTGCTATCGCCAGCTTCTGGACAAGGAATATCGCCCGATTTCGGAAAACGGGGCGGTCAAGAACACGCTCGCGCCGCGGCCCGACTGGCCATTGTTTGTTTATCCTGATGCGACAGTGGTGTGCGACGAGCCAGTGTATGAGTCGATCAAGGGCATTGATGTACTGGTCAACCCGACGCTGGTCGTCGAGGTGATTTCACCGACCAGCGCGGTTCGGGACATAGGCGACAAATTCACCATCTACACGTCAAATCCCGCGATTCGGCATTACCTTTTGATTGAAAGCGAGACGGTTCGGGTAACGCACTGGTTTCGTAACGACTCTGGAACGTAG
- the purH gene encoding bifunctional phosphoribosylaminoimidazolecarboxamide formyltransferase/IMP cyclohydrolase, which yields MTTTSLSRALLSVSNKTGLIDFARVLQSHQVELVSTGGTAQALTAAGLAVRDVASVTGFPEMLDGRVKTLHPRIHAGILARRDLPEHLQQLALHDLDCFDLVVVNLYPFADAIARPDVTIEEAIENIDIGGPSLIRAAAKNFQHVAVVTDPADYDLILAELNNAGGITADTRYRLACKAFAHTARYDAMIADFFANRTDFEQTTGRIVTQPSEPFPPRLSLTLTRRQPLRYGENPHQAAALYVTDEGATDGVAAARQLQGKELSFNNLLDADAAWGLACEFREAAACVIVKHTNPCGVGLAAVPLEAFRLARATDPTAAFGGIVAFNQPVDAGTATELSEIFLEVVIAPGFDDAAQKVLAAKKNLRLLVVAAHKGDGINLRTISGGFLLQSADTRLASPAEMRVVTRRSPSEDEWRDLTFAWTVCKHVKSNAIVYARQGQLIGVGAGQMSRVDAVKLGALKATLPLAGAVVASDAFFPFRDGLDEAARHGVRAVIQPGGSIRDEEVIAAADEHGMALVLTGMRHFRH from the coding sequence ATGACGACGACTTCGCTTTCCCGCGCTTTGTTGAGCGTTTCCAATAAAACTGGACTCATTGATTTTGCCCGTGTGCTTCAGTCCCACCAAGTTGAACTCGTTTCAACCGGCGGTACGGCACAGGCATTGACCGCCGCTGGACTTGCTGTCCGCGATGTCGCTTCGGTGACAGGATTCCCGGAAATGCTCGATGGGCGGGTCAAAACCCTCCACCCACGCATTCATGCTGGCATTTTGGCGCGGCGTGACCTGCCGGAACACCTACAACAACTCGCCCTGCACGACCTCGACTGTTTTGATCTGGTCGTGGTGAATCTTTACCCGTTCGCCGACGCCATTGCCCGCCCGGACGTGACCATCGAGGAGGCCATTGAAAACATCGACATTGGCGGGCCATCCCTCATTCGCGCAGCGGCTAAAAACTTTCAGCACGTCGCCGTGGTCACGGACCCGGCAGATTACGACTTGATCCTGGCTGAACTCAACAACGCCGGCGGGATCACGGCTGACACCCGTTACCGCCTGGCTTGCAAGGCCTTTGCGCATACGGCGCGCTACGACGCCATGATTGCTGACTTTTTCGCCAACCGCACGGACTTTGAACAAACCACTGGGCGCATCGTCACCCAGCCAAGTGAACCATTCCCCCCACGTCTTTCCCTGACGCTGACGCGCCGACAGCCGCTGCGGTACGGTGAAAATCCGCACCAGGCGGCAGCTTTGTACGTTACGGACGAAGGCGCGACCGATGGCGTGGCAGCGGCCCGCCAGCTACAAGGCAAAGAGCTTTCGTTCAACAATCTGCTTGACGCCGACGCAGCGTGGGGGCTTGCCTGTGAGTTTCGAGAAGCTGCGGCATGCGTCATTGTCAAGCACACCAACCCGTGTGGCGTGGGATTGGCGGCGGTTCCGCTCGAGGCGTTTCGCTTGGCGCGGGCAACCGATCCGACAGCCGCCTTTGGTGGTATCGTGGCCTTCAATCAGCCCGTTGACGCGGGGACGGCAACGGAGCTTTCAGAAATTTTCTTGGAAGTCGTCATTGCGCCTGGCTTTGACGATGCGGCGCAAAAGGTACTTGCCGCCAAGAAGAACTTGCGATTGCTGGTGGTGGCCGCGCACAAGGGAGACGGCATCAACCTGCGAACGATCTCCGGGGGATTCCTGCTGCAATCGGCGGATACTCGGCTGGCGTCGCCAGCCGAGATGCGGGTTGTCACCCGGCGGTCGCCTTCAGAGGATGAGTGGCGTGATCTGACATTTGCTTGGACAGTCTGCAAGCACGTCAAGTCAAACGCGATTGTGTACGCCCGGCAGGGCCAACTCATCGGGGTTGGGGCAGGCCAGATGAGCCGGGTAGATGCCGTCAAACTGGGCGCCCTGAAAGCCACATTACCACTGGCCGGGGCAGTCGTTGCATCCGATGCGTTTTTTCCCTTCCGGGATGGGTTGGATGAAGCGGCGCGGCATGGGGTTCGGGCTGTGATTCAGCCAGGCGGTTCGATTCGGGACGAGGAGGTTATTGCAGCCGCTGACGAGCACGGCATGGCATTGGTGCTAACCGGCATGCGCCATTTCCGGCATTAA
- a CDS encoding prepilin peptidase: MFISIVELHDSIPLWFWAIWFFILGSCIGSFLNVVIYRLPRGGSVNTPARSYCPSCNTTIAWYDNLPLVSFLALGGRCRSCGVRISWQYPLVELATGLLFVGALLYFGLTLQCVLNCAFGAALVALIVTDFNEQILPDAITLPGTALAIAARMVDHNLVGLPWMNLFFEGLVGRPLPMTGLTGSLINVTLGMAIGAGTLWVLGVGYFRLRAFPIRTLEDLTDFLKRRCVVGTLARLKVRRANGKRGAVYILGGDFSTLSPEELAEAEFASSDTGSPELSMTALDGVQVEVGERGVRITSLPDDLESTVDGRLEAGDTIVSGNLEGMGLGDVKMMLFVGAFLGGGMTFFVLLVASLMGVLVALPRLVARGQAALQYAMPFGVMLGIASLVALFFGEKGLTAYLDFISSLIS, encoded by the coding sequence ATGTTCATTTCAATTGTCGAACTCCACGACAGCATCCCGCTCTGGTTTTGGGCCATTTGGTTTTTTATTTTGGGGAGCTGCATCGGGAGCTTTCTCAATGTCGTAATTTACCGCCTGCCACGCGGTGGTTCAGTCAACACCCCGGCACGCTCCTATTGTCCGAGCTGCAACACAACGATTGCGTGGTATGACAACCTTCCGCTGGTTAGCTTCCTGGCGCTGGGAGGGCGGTGTCGGTCCTGTGGTGTGCGGATTTCCTGGCAGTACCCGTTGGTTGAGTTAGCAACCGGACTGCTGTTTGTGGGGGCGCTGCTTTATTTCGGACTAACGTTGCAATGTGTGCTCAACTGCGCTTTTGGGGCAGCGCTCGTGGCATTGATTGTGACCGACTTCAACGAGCAGATTCTCCCAGACGCCATTACCTTGCCCGGCACCGCACTGGCCATAGCTGCCCGGATGGTTGACCACAATTTGGTTGGCCTCCCCTGGATGAACTTATTTTTTGAAGGACTGGTTGGGCGTCCGCTCCCAATGACCGGACTGACCGGCTCACTGATCAACGTCACGCTCGGGATGGCAATTGGTGCAGGTACCCTGTGGGTGCTGGGCGTCGGTTATTTCCGATTGCGGGCATTTCCCATTCGTACCTTAGAAGATTTGACAGATTTTCTTAAGAGGCGCTGTGTGGTCGGCACGCTGGCCCGGTTGAAAGTGCGACGGGCAAATGGGAAACGCGGCGCTGTGTATATTCTTGGGGGCGACTTCAGCACGCTCTCCCCAGAAGAACTGGCCGAGGCCGAATTTGCCTCGTCGGATACCGGCTCACCCGAACTGAGCATGACAGCGCTCGATGGCGTTCAGGTTGAGGTCGGCGAGCGGGGGGTTCGGATTACCAGCCTGCCCGATGACCTAGAAAGCACCGTTGATGGTCGCCTCGAAGCCGGTGATACCATCGTGTCTGGCAACCTGGAAGGCATGGGATTGGGCGACGTAAAAATGATGCTGTTTGTCGGCGCTTTTCTGGGCGGTGGCATGACCTTCTTTGTGCTCCTTGTGGCTTCACTCATGGGCGTTCTCGTGGCCCTGCCGCGCCTGGTGGCGCGCGGACAAGCCGCGCTTCAATATGCCATGCCCTTTGGTGTTATGCTGGGCATCGCTTCCCTAGTGGCGCTCTTTTTCGGAGAAAAAGGGCTGACGGCCTACCTTGATTTTATTTCCAGTTTGATCAGCTAG
- the pheS gene encoding phenylalanine--tRNA ligase subunit alpha, with protein sequence MIDAPTLQAAIADSHQCLATAFRERFPEWTLPPLDLPSAPPRRQWQVVNDYWLSRKQGVLALKLKELGTLPPELRPVRGAALNAFKAEVDTALTGLEQQLQAYEAAETIRREAVDVTLPGLARRPGRAHPLTQIRERIEDIFVAMGYAVEDGPEVDTVFYNFDALNIPPDHPAREMTDTFYINEELALRSQTSNVQIHAMQRRRPPLRVIAPGRVFRRDEPDATHNPMFFQVEGLNVGRGITMADLKGTLQVFLTKLFERPVTLRFRPSYFPFVEPGAETDFQCIFCGGTGCRVCKHTGWIELGGSGMVHPNVLRACQIDPAEFSGFAFGFGIDRMAALLYGIDDIRLYFENDLRFLSQF encoded by the coding sequence ATGATTGATGCACCAACCCTTCAGGCTGCCATTGCTGATTCGCACCAGTGCTTAGCTACGGCTTTCCGCGAACGCTTTCCCGAATGGACGTTGCCGCCCCTAGACCTGCCATCCGCGCCACCACGGCGTCAGTGGCAAGTTGTCAACGACTATTGGCTATCCCGCAAGCAAGGGGTTCTGGCGCTCAAGCTCAAAGAACTCGGCACGCTGCCGCCCGAACTGCGTCCAGTCCGGGGCGCTGCGCTCAACGCCTTCAAAGCGGAAGTTGATACTGCGCTGACCGGCCTCGAACAGCAGCTTCAGGCGTATGAGGCGGCCGAAACGATCCGCCGTGAGGCAGTGGATGTCACGTTGCCAGGGTTGGCGCGGCGGCCGGGACGGGCCCATCCACTAACCCAGATTCGGGAGCGTATCGAGGACATTTTTGTGGCTATGGGCTATGCCGTCGAGGATGGCCCAGAAGTGGATACTGTTTTTTACAACTTTGATGCGCTCAACATTCCGCCGGACCATCCGGCGCGTGAGATGACCGATACGTTCTACATCAACGAGGAGCTGGCCCTTCGGTCGCAAACCTCAAATGTCCAAATTCACGCCATGCAGCGCCGCCGACCGCCGCTGCGCGTGATTGCGCCAGGGCGTGTCTTTCGGCGCGATGAGCCGGATGCAACCCATAATCCAATGTTTTTTCAGGTTGAAGGTCTGAATGTCGGTCGTGGTATCACCATGGCGGACCTCAAAGGCACGCTCCAAGTATTTTTGACCAAGCTCTTTGAGCGTCCGGTGACACTGCGCTTTCGTCCCAGTTATTTTCCCTTTGTCGAGCCGGGCGCGGAAACCGATTTTCAGTGCATTTTCTGTGGCGGGACAGGCTGTCGGGTATGCAAGCATACCGGATGGATTGAGTTAGGTGGTTCGGGGATGGTTCATCCCAATGTCCTACGGGCATGCCAGATTGACCCGGCCGAATTTTCCGGTTTTGCCTTTGGCTTTGGCATAGACCGGATGGCCGCACTGCTTTACGGCATTGATGACATCCGGCTGTATTTTGAAAACGACCTGCGGTTTTTGAGTCAGTTTTAG